The nucleotide window AAGCAAGAAAGTTGATTGAAGAGACACTCAAATTTGCTGATTCCCCCACCAAGAGAAGTCTTTCCCtttgaattatttatatgtatacttTAATGTGGTAAATTTTCCAATATTATTGTACaattatcaaacaattttattAGCTTATAGCTACtattttaatgggtttttaaaggttaagtattttgattaattattatattatatattttttatggtaAAGTCGGTACTTAAGTTAAAAATAGGTTAAAAGACGAGATTATAGTTGTTTGAAGaatcaaaattgataaaaaggTGATTGACCGCCTAAAATCTCAAGTGATGAAGCCTCAGATATTAAAATTATGCAATGTTCATGAACAAACCTACTACATacattgaaatttatttttaaagagttaagaaatgaaattaaaaatgttCATCCCATATATTCAATGTTCATGATCATCCCTActacatacattatacataatataattaGTGAAACAAAAGTCATACACACAGATTCATAAATATTCTCTGATCTCAACAGGTTATCAGAATTGatttcatattttcttttgaaaattttgatatgTTGATCATAGTAGTAATATTTATCATATAacattactttatatttttagtgattttttcatatattttgatATGGTGCtgtacaatattaataaaaagatattgtctaaaaaatataatatttgccAAATCATTTACAACTAAAACTGAAAAgggaaatgaaaataattcacAATGTTTTTTCATCATTCGAAAATAAGCAAGCACGAAAGGAATTTAATCTTTTATATAAATAGTTAGGGTAGTTTTATAGGAATTGACTTTGAAAGTTGTCTTTATGGATTAATGAGTATAAAATTAGCTATTGGTATATAGAGAATTTTGGGGTATATTTATGTGAaaggaataataaaataataatgtggaCAATAAAATTTAGAGTAGTATTGAACAACTAAtgtttaaagtaataataatagcactagaaacatataagattacaatatatatactacTACTATATTGTAGTAGCTCACTCTTATTCTTACAATAactcactctaaaatattacTCTCACTTTTACTTTACCACTTAAGGATGTTGCGGTGGGATGatgaaaatgtaagtgatgAACACCCTATTTATACTACTATAAATGCTCCAAAATTCAATAAAGGTTGGCAAGTAATTAAAGTTTTTACACTTAACTTAATAGGGAGGAGTGATAGGAGTAGAATTTTACCACCCTTAGTTGTaaatttttaactaatttatgCATTGATAAAAGAGAAGTGGTTGGTAACTTTGTTTAACATGGTATTtggcaaattttttttatttttattgaaatccATATGCTTAGTTCGtagagcttttttttttttttacttttttcaatTACCTTCTAAAAGATATATAATGCAAGAGCAAGTTAATCCCTCTATCACCAATTTTATCACAATGAAAATTGgtgaaaaaataaagaaaaatggataaagttttattttatgaGAAAGTAATAGAATTTGGTAAATGAGATGAAAAAGAAAGTTATATGTGTTGATGACAGAATCTAATGAGAgagactaaaaagaaaaattgaataCATTTTTTGAGATGAAGGGAATAAAGAGATTATCATTCTTCACATTGTAGATTGAATATAGAAGCAAAGGCAAGAAGCAAATGAATAAAAGTTCacaaaataagttaaaacatagtcaactGATAATTATCATCTTTTTTAATCTCAATAAgatattaagaatgaaaaatgagttagaagaatCATGTGTTATAATCGAGAACTTTTCCTTTCATCCTTATgacagtatttgattttcaccaTCTGCAAAAATGATTAACTGCCTTTCGCTCCCCTTTTCTGAGTAGGGATTCTCTaccccaaataaaaaaaatataactacATTGGCAAAAATAGGATAAATTTAAGTAAATTGTAAATCTATTAAACCATATGATGAAGTATCAAAAACAATACTAGCTAcaagtatttgattacaagtaTCAAGCCTTCACAGTGTTGTAAAGTTTCTTATAGTGATCATTTCTAATCTGTTTGAAAGCCAAACAACCGAAAATGAAAACAATGATGAGAAAAACAAGCAGTGCAACAACCCCAGGAAACAAGTTTTGCCATATCTCTGAGAGTTTGCTTATGAACCCTTCGCTGCAACTGCTGCAGTTGTAACACATCGTTGCTGCTTCGTTTTTCCATACATCGCAGTCGTGTATTGTCAAGAAATTCTTCTTACAAACCGAAGGCGGTCGACAGCAACCTTGCTGTAAAGCGAGAATAAGATCGGGTTATTACACAAAATGCACTGATATACTGATATACACTACACAGCCACACAGCATACTGATATACACAGGTTATATAGTATATTTAGTACTTAGGAGATGcaacataattaatatttccCCCCAGGCCTCTCAAATATCAGGTTGGCTTGTGTTTAGGTTTTTCAGACTTGTTTATGCCGATTTTTTGGGCCAAGGCAGTGAGGCTTTTTACGCCTATTCAAACCAGCAGGCTGGTTAGTGGCGGAGTTTAGTGCAGACAAAGGTCGGTCACAactatcattatcatcatacccagtatatcctacccataaaaaattatggacagggtctgggaaCGGAAGGACggcagcaactcatacccataaaggagagcgcggccaaagagtcccccACTCGAAAAAGAATAAGATAAGATTCTGCAACTGATGGGACTGAGTGCGGCTGAAGCGAACTCCGCAAGTCTGCATCTTATAACACAAAGGTCAGCCACAACCAATCCTCAAAAATCTGCCCACAAATTTAACTATGTTTAAATCATAATACGCTCTTGATTTGGGTGTAAATATAACAGAACTGCCTATATACCCTAAAATCCGATTAACTTTTCCCCGCCTAAAGTTGTCTTTATGATGCTGACATAAAAATTTCGGGCGTCTCCCGCTTAAATCCTAACTTAGCCTCTGGGTTAGTGTTAGGATGGGATTCGTTCCCTGAGTTTGCTACTTAGAAGATtgacacaaatattaaaaattgatttgactgtgatgataaaacaaaaattctGAATTatgttgatggaagaaaagtgtggatgagaattaaaataaatagtgaAACCACTTTCATAAAAGGAAATGTAACAAATTAAGTGAGATGGATGAATAAAAATTGTATAAAACTAAAGGGATAAAGGAGTATACATTACCAATTAGATCTTATCAATCTGAACTTTGAAGGAATATAAAATATGAGATGCTGGCCAAATATAAAAAAGGAGGGTTGTACTTTTTATAGTTAAACTAAAAAACAGGCTTCTTTTATTCAGGAATCAAATGAGATCAGATGTCTAGCAAATTTGTTGAGACGTGAGATTTTAATTCACATcccataatttttcttatcatgTACTCCTATTAGGGCGGATTATATAATGGGGCAAGAGGGGTTTGTGCCTAAGGCCCATccaaaaatttagaaaaacgatgttttaatctttaatagttAGAggcatacaataatatatttagtgaTTAGGAGCCCAAATTAATATTTCACTCCAGCCTCTTAAATCTCAGGCCGCCGAGGCTCCTATATACTTGGAGTTTTTGTTATCTCTTGTGGACCATAACAATTTAAGCAGTGTAGAACAACAAACCTTAATTGTATCCGAAAACAAGAAAATTTTCTTGGGGTTATCAGACGAGCAAATATCTGTGTGGAGCAAACAATTCTTAACCTTGGACCAATCCTCGATGCCTATTACTTGATCTTGAAACCAAAAGGTGAAATCGTTGAGCTTACGAGACTCCCCAATATCAAGACGAACATAACCTTTGCTCACAACCATGATCCAAAGCACACCACCAACCGCGACcataatgattaaaataaaatagataatcAAGTAGAGCCACAACACGAAAGGAGAACGACAGCACATTCCAAGTAGACCTAATAATGATACGACCACGAGTATGGCACCTATTTTAAGGCAAGGCGATCGTATGAGAGATAAACAGGGCGCTCGGTCGTGATGGACGGCTAAACACCCGCCCATACCCAAAAGGAAGAGTCCTAATAGAAGGGTTAGCGAATTTATAGACACTGTTATGATACTGCTCCATCGCGCCATTTCTCGAGGACTTAACCAAGATTGTCGAGAAATGGAGATGGAGCGAGAAAGGAAATAACGGTCAAGAATTTATAGAacgaattgttttttttaatgtcgTTTGCAAAGGTAATAATGGAGGATTTTTATATGTTCAAGATGCAGCTAAAGAAGGTTGTTTTGCAGCTAGGAAAGGTTCTGTCTTTGCATGGAATATTgtcatttttgttttaaattagctattaataattaattacattgTTAAATATATTACAGAATTATAATGAGTAGGATTGCGAAAATATTGTACTAAATCtaaatttagttaatgtaaaccactccagcaaaaaaaaaaaaaattactttatttaGCAAACACAAtgattgttcattctaaattgaTTATTGCTTAATCATCTTTAACCATCTTtggtatataaattataatgccTTTGTCAATTGTCACACAaacaatataatttttcttttgcatATTGTAATCTGGAAATTGCAATTCAAATCTAATTGAAACAACAAGAGTAATGCGGGCATGTCCTCGTCATCggttcaggttcgggtcatgTCATTCGTGCgaagaggtgttcattcgggttatcggggatgtttcgggtcggtttgaAATCGGATTTTTTCCAAATTGTTTGTTACATAAAAATTATGTTTAAAGTCGGGTTAAATCGGGTTCGGTTACAAGGTCGGGTATATTTCAAGTCATtaggtctgttttgaacacctcggATCGTGCGTACTTGAGTTAGAATGTTCATATTCATTACAATGGGTGTGTCAATTTGGGTATAGACGGGTCTTGGATGATCGGGTCAATTTTGACTCAATTGTCCACCTTTAGGAAAGACTGCAAGAGGTGTAAATTGCCCTCCAAAAATAATTTACAcgcttttattattattattattattattattattattatttatagtaaaGCTGTAGAAATGTTGAGTCGTTGCATATATGTTTGCTATACAAGATACAACTTTTTTGTTACATCTGACCCTTCAAATCATCTTTAGGTAGGAGTTGCAGCAAAAGGATAATAGAATATTGTTGTTTCTTAACGTGAAAAGGTCCAGAATAAGTGTACCTTATAAGGATATAAATCTTCAAGATATGACTCGAGGAACATTGGCAAGTGATTCCTGTATCTTATCCTCTGAAAACGACAAATCGACCAACGTCCCTTGCAAGAACTTATCATAGGCTGGCAAGTCGAAATGTCCATGTCCGCACATTGCCATCAAAATCACTTTTGATTCTCCTGTCTCTTTGCAGCGGAGAGCTTCTCTGATCACCGCTGCAATAGCATGAGTTGGTTCTGGTGCGGGGATCAGCCCTTCCGACCTTGCAAATTGAATGGCTCCTAAACCATATCACACTAGGTTAAGTTAAATAGCTAAAAATGGTCAAATCTCATTCTTTGCGACAAATGACTTCGCTTTCGTTGAAATTATGCTAGATTACAAGGGAGTAACTCACCTTCAAAGCATTCGGTTTGCGGGATAGAAATCGCTTCCATCAAACCCAATTCATAGACATGTGAAATCAACGGAGCCATACCATGGTAACGCAGACCACCTACACAACCAAATGTACACTTTACTCTTTTAGCACATTATTTGAGTTCACATTAGACTAGCGTAACATAATTCGTCTGTTAATTCGCTTTTTAAGTTCACAATAGGCTtaaaatgaccctaaaatagcccaaaaccgctATAGTTCCCTTTTTTGATTCGCGATTCGCAAAGAGATTAGTTAGAAACAACATCGACTTGTATGATAGATTTCGGGCTTATTCTCTAGGACTACTTACAGCCGAACTAATCTAACCTGTAAGTTTAAATCCTTAATATACTTTTCATTCCTACACTCGTGATcatcttcagtcttcatcgccCTCTTTTAAGTCCCCCATGTTCTAACAAGCATGACAATCTTTTGGGGAACGggaaaaaaagcaaaaataacGTCTGAGAAGCGCAATGTGTACCAGCATGGATAGGGTCCGGAATAAAATCATGACCAAGCGTATGCATCTTGAGCAACGGAGTCATCCCAGCCGTATCAGCGTAATCATAAGCATACCTGCCTTTAGTCAAAGAAGGACAGGCAGCAGGCTCAACAGCTCTTATAAGAGGATTCATTTTACCATCGAGTTTTTCCCGAATAAAAGGGAAACACAGCCCGCCAAAGTTAGACCCTCC belongs to Amaranthus tricolor cultivar Red isolate AtriRed21 chromosome 17, ASM2621246v1, whole genome shotgun sequence and includes:
- the LOC130803829 gene encoding tetraspanin-7-like — encoded protein: MARWSSIITVSINSLTLLLGLFLLGMGGCLAVHHDRAPCLSLIRSPCLKIGAILVVVSLLGLLGMCCRSPFVLWLYLIIYFILIIMVAVGGVLWIMVVSKGYVRLDIGESRKLNDFTFWFQDQVIGIEDWSKVKNCLLHTDICSSDNPKKIFLFSDTIKVCCSTLLKLLWSTRDNKNSKLAEFASAALSPISCRILSYSFSSGGLFGRALLYGCDRPLSALNSATNQPAGLNRRKKPHCLGPKNRHKQYAVWLCSVYQYISAFCVITRSYSRFTASSCSEGFISKLSEIWQNLFPGVVALLVFLIIVFIFGCLAFKQIRNDHYKKLYNTVKA